The following coding sequences are from one Humulus lupulus chromosome X, drHumLupu1.1, whole genome shotgun sequence window:
- the LOC133806394 gene encoding uncharacterized protein LOC133806394: protein MKNVETAYDIMEQLQEIFGHKSAKASFEATKKYVNYKMAPDQHVRDHFINMKNYFQEAELHGAKVDEKSQLFNELLMYEGKNGGPSKGPEKKTLTTRGAQGEANLASSSKSKKRKARKEKKKGKKKETGKALPTKKLAGAKPTSNKAKG, encoded by the exons ATGAAGAATGTCGAAACTGCTTACGACATCATGGAACAACTCCAAGAAATATTTGGGCACAAGTCAGCGAAAGCTAGTTTTGAGGCTACCAAGAAATATGTGAACTATAAGATGGCACCTGaccaacatgttcgtgatcattttattaacatgAAGAACTACTTCCAAGAAGCTGAACTACATGGAGCAAAAGTAGATGAGAAGAGTCAA CTATTTAATGAGCTCCTGATGTATGAAGGAAAAAATGGTGGACCGAGTAAAGGACCTGAGAAGAAGACTCTCACTACTAGGGGTGCTCAGGGTGAGGCTAACCTAGCCTCATCCTCGaagagcaagaagagaaaagcaaggaaggagaagaagaagggtAAGAAGAAAGAAACTGGAAAGGCATTGCCAACTAAAAAGCTTGCTGGAGCAAAGCCAACTAGCAACAAGGCTAAAGGATAG